The DNA region TGCCCTTAGACCATTCATGATCTCATACAATAAGCTCTGAAATTCAAGCAAATGTACAGGTCATCTGCTAGGATGGGTTCCTATTACACAAGGCAGCAGATTTCACACAGGATTTTAGAgaaactaaaagaaaaaaaatacctcATTGGTACCAGCACCAGCCTTAAAAGCACCAAGGTTGTAGTACTTATCAAACTTATTTGAGCATGATGAAGGAAACTGAGGCGGGTGGAGAACGTTATAGAAGAATATTGAAACAGAGTCATAATAAAACTGGGGCCTTTGGGAGTTGTGATCACcctcaaatttaattaaatttttatccCCCTGCAGCGAAATACAAATATGTAAACAAAATTGGCAGTAACAGAAGGCTATTCAGCAGGAGCAATATGTATTTATTTACAAGGCATCTATGTACCAATCAGCCCTTCCAAAGAAAGCTAGAGTGACACTTACTGCATATGCCTGGTGAATATGATCAGTGTGATGTGGCTGAATAAACATATCATTCGATGCATGTCCAAATAACGCAGGAATAAATGTCTTGGGTGCAAACTGGTGAAGCAATAGAATAAAGTTATTCATGTTATCCAGAAAGAGGAGATAATAAGATCCAATGGGTTTGACTGAAAATCATGATTATGCTAGTAGATTGCCCAATGCCCAGTACCCCTAAAAAAAAGGTTGCACGGTAATTCCAGTGCTGCAACCAATTTTACACAAACAATGTGTCTCAACTCTCAATCAATCTCAAGTAGCTGTTCTACTTGACTAATGCCAGTGTTCACAGCCAAGGCAATTGTGAAGCTTAATTTGGGCAAAACAGACACATATGATGAAACATTCTTTCTGAATTGCAGCAAGTGGTCCCGTTGAGATCTAATCACGTATAGGCTAACTGTATTTATTTCTAACTATTCTATAGCATTCATTTACAggggcctgtttggcagagctcccggAGTGGAATAagtgggagctctgccaaatggCAGTTTGCAGTTTTTAACTCCAAGAGTGATTCCgtggaagtgattctctgaaataaactagatgttgcttcccctgattcacttccccAACAGAATCACTTACTCCATAAAGTTTACCCTAAAAAATCACTTTTAGCTACAAAATCACTTCCTCTAGAGAATTTGGATCAggaagagctctaccaaacaggccctaggTAATGCATACAATTGCCCTTATCAACTATAACAATGgtttccataaaaaaaaaactataacaatGGTAACAAATTGTTCCGATCAACCTTTTTTTATATAAGTCTACCAAGTTCTTCAGcaattgaattagaaaataCTATTTTGGAAAGCGAACCTGGACAACATTAAGATCCATTATGTCAAATTTGGCTCTTCTCTGAATGACACGTCGCATGTACTGAACAGCCATCTTAACCTGAAAATATACATAGCAGAACCACCATCAAATGGTGTGACTATAGCAACAGACACTGTGAACTTACACATTTTTACTAATTAACATGAAGCAGGAAAGACCATGCTGCGAATCTTTACAACATTAAATAGGGCATTTTCTTATTCTGCGATAATCATACAACCAGCCAACACTATGTGATGGAACATCAGCAGCAGTAAACAGCACTCTTATAGAGCTGCAGGACTTCCCAAAAGGTTTGtaaacacaatattttttcatGTTATCACCAACAAGCCTACTATATACATCTGGTATACTGACGCACCACAAACCAAAATGTAAATTACAGTACATGGACATGTGCCTACATCATAAAAACCACAAAAGTGCAGCAGTAAATGGTTACTTCATTGAAAACAAAGAAGGCAAACATTCTGCAAAATAATCATACCGTGAACTTAGGAACCCGTATTTTGTAAACTTCTACAAGCTCCATCATTAAGTCATATAAGTTAGAGAAAGCACTGTCCAAAACCATGCCAGCAATTGAGGGGTCTTCCGCTCCGTAAAGTAGGCTGCATAAAATATATGGACACAAGTTGTGATGAATTACTGAAATACAACTACAACAAAAGCTAAATCTTAATAATGCTTTGTGGATTAAATGTATAATTAAGTATCAGAataaagagagggagggggggggagCCAATTTAATGATCAATACAAACTCTTTAAGATGCACAATTCGTATGAAAGATATTCTACTGTATTCCAACACCTCCTAAATGGTCTATCATCAGATAAACAGAATGTTGGGTAACTCTACATAAAGTGGACGACATGCATTGTAGCCAAAATACCTTGTAACAGCACCCATTGAACGTCCCCAAAGTCCTATGCAAGAAACTTGCTTATTGTTACGCAAAAAGGACACTGCGCATTTGAGATCCTGCTTCTGGGAGTAGTAGTATTTTTCAGAACACTgcaattaaaatattatatgaatgttgctacaaaatttatAATGCTTGCACACCTCGTGCCAACCAAGGCTGACATGCTCTCCACCTGATAGCCCTGACCCCGCAAAGTCAAGTGTAAAAAGAGTGATATTTGAAGGAAGAAGTATGACAGCGGCTTCATTTGCATCTGCTCTGCATCCACTGCATTAAATTAAATGACAAAACTTGTTCAATGGTCCAGCATTATTGGCTATTGATTAAGGTAAACACCAATATGGAAATAAGATTCATCTTTATAGCTAATTGGCTATAGGTAGAAGATAAACCCAACACTCTGATTGGGCTTTAAGGGTTAACCAGCGTAGACAAGTAAAAACTTGGAAATCAGCGTAGACAAGTAAAAACTTGGAAATCCATTCAATCAGAATGTTAAAGATGCCTGATAAACAGAGAAGTCTTATGATTTGTTGAATGCTAAATGAATTAAGAGCACATGAGCGGATGAGCCAACAAATGTAAGTACCTATTTCCATGGCAATAGATTACACATGGAAGGGCAGTGTTTTCTGGGATGACAGCAGGAACGTAGTGGCTGCATTTTAAATTCTGACTTCTTTCATTCGTAAGCTGCTACATAGAAGTAAAAGAATAAGGCTAATATACAATAATGTTGATAATCGGCACCAAGCCTCATCAACAAATGAAGGACAGAAAAAGCCTCAATAATTGTGTCCCTTACTTGCCTCCAAATCTAGTCGTTTGTACTTCCTTCCTGCAAGAGTGAACTCTGGCTCCCATAAATACTGATCCGGATTGTACTCTGCACTGTAAACGCATAGCCAGTTAAGCACCCCAGGCAATGAAATAGAGATAAAATAATGAATGATACCAAAATTGGAGGGTTTCCAACTTCTATTATTCTTGCATCATAAAGAAAAGGCACAAAGTTATTTTAGAAAGTACAGTTGGTATGAATGCACGTGTTAACTAAATGCGAAAGCCGTTTTCAGTAAGCGGTTTTCAGTTACTAGCACAGACAAGTTTGGTTCTGCCACTACAACACATGTGATTATGGAGAGCAATTGTTCAGCTCGAAAACCGGTACAAGATTCTCAATGGCAAGTCAGAGCAAACTTCAGCTCCAATGCTTATGTAACTTGGCATTTTCAATGAATTCAACAAGGCTTCGAGTATTTCGAGTACAGAACTTTCGCGTGCTTGGTCAAGATACTTACCCGGTTACTCCTACCTCATAGTTCCATATGCTTGGTCTAGATATTGACAGAAAACTCATGCAGTAAACTCCTACAGCTAAACGTGACGATTTGCAGCGACATAACATTACTAACTATGCCGTAAAGGCTGCCAAACTCCACCTACTTGCTGTCGCAGCTCAAACCAGAGTAAATATCGCCAGCATGAGTGGGAATAAAGTGATTACCGAGGCGGCCGGATGACGAAATTAACGAACTGCTCGATCATTGCTTCCCGACGACGAGGTGGCAGCGGCAGAGACCACCGGGGCTCATGTACCTCACGCGCCCACAAACTCTTCCTCCCCAAATTCCTTCCTCCGAACAAATCCTCCTAAACTCGCCAAATCAAGTCGACCCGGCTCCAGCTGCCAGCTATCACCCGAATTCCGACCCAGCAGCCTCAGATCCGCGCGAACCGCCGCGGCAACCCGCGGTCTCCGGAGGCCCGGAGCTCGGAATGCTCGCCGCGAGCCGCGGATTCCGGCGAGCGGCGACTGAGGTGGGGCCTCGAGGGGGGCCTGAGGCAGTCAGGCGCCGGCGGCGTGGGGAGGCGGTGGGTGGGGTGGGGATCGGAGCGAGACGGGACGGTAGTAGGCGCAGTGGGCGTGCGAAATGTGAACGTTAAAGAGGCGGATAAGTAGTCTGGCAGAGGAATAATAAGTGCGGGGCTTTAAAATGCTCTCCCCCCTTTTCTCCGGTCATAGATACTCGaggttttggaaaaaaaaatcggttaaatttttaaatttttaattattaataaattttaaaatatttagtttgtaaACACGAAAACCATATATAAAGATTTGTCTCGAAGAATAATTTCATAACCTTATAAATTTAtcagattttataaatatattatggtAAAAGATAGTAGTTAAAGTTAAATATTAGAGGTTATGTCATGTTCAAAACGGAGTATTTGTTTTTTAGTTTTGCCCCGAAGTTTTACGAGCCGCATGTGACACCGCCGCACATGCGAGCATAGGTGTCATTATCGGCGTGCCGCAAAGAGGCCACCATTTGTTGTGTACTGCTTGAGCCTGTGTATCTTGCTCCTGTCGTGTTAGGCTACTTACTAGCACCATCCATTTCTGGCTTTAGCTATCGTGTAAATAATCGATAGATAGCTAGGTAATGAGCATTTGTCGAACAAAGGAATTAGGGTTAGAGAGGGTTGAGCGATAGAGGGGATAGTGATAGCGGTGGTATTGCTAGTCGTACATGGGCTGGGAATGGTGGTTATGGTGAGGGTGGGGTTAGAGACATGAGGAGTAGGAGTCAAAGCTTGCTAGCGACAGGGAAGAGaaatgaggaggaggaaaggagtaGAAGACGGTGACGATAAGGAATAAGAAAggtatatttttgtaattattaACATATAGTTAAAATTGTAGAAATTTGTTATAACTAGAATACTGGAATTTTGATTAGCCCATCTAACTAGAatcctggattttgaatttatTGACTCAGTGCAAACTAGTATATGCTACAGACTATATATTGTTGATCTACATAAGATAGGAGCAGTGACGGAGTTTGGATCGAAAATTAAAGGGGCAAAGCTGGAACTTAGACAATCTAGAGGTGGTCAATTCAAAGCCAACTAGTGAATTGACCTATGAGCATATTTGGTATAGTTCtaacttcaaaaaaatttagaattggTTATTCATAGCTCTGAAAATTATTAGAGTTGGAGCTATGGGtagtgtcggagggttaactcctgtcgcaggaaTCCTCaaggacccctttttagagattcggccgggggatgattctgaatatgttcgtcggagaaataaatgggtataaatacgatggccggtggggtggaatgatctagtgcagaacggagtaaatgcgctggtgtttagataggttcgggccacacggaggcgtaacaccctactcctgtatggatactataaatgtctTGAGAATGTCCATcaagaatgttgctggttacaagaatgtttgtctatcttagagcctgaggcttTTTATTCTTCGGTCTACGTGTGTctgctggctttgggtgctctcgatcttctcttctcttctcttcgctgctTAGTttgctcagagatttcaaaaCTTCAAGAACTTCTTTTGCTTGTGGGTGATTGATTCACTTCAAAGCCCTAAAAAAACTCTCTCTCCTTCTTTtccgtgct from Phragmites australis chromosome 8, lpPhrAust1.1, whole genome shotgun sequence includes:
- the LOC133927011 gene encoding uncharacterized protein LOC133927011, producing MIEQFVNFVIRPPRAEYNPDQYLWEPEFTLAGRKYKRLDLELTNERSQNLKCSHYVPAVIPENTALPCVIYCHGNSGCRADANEAAVILLPSNITLFTLDFAGSGLSGGEHVSLGWHEKQDLKCAVSFLRNNKQVSCIGLWGRSMGAVTSLLYGAEDPSIAGMVLDSAFSNLYDLMMELVEVYKIRVPKFTVKMAVQYMRRVIQRRAKFDIMDLNVVQFAPKTFIPALFGHASNDMFIQPHHTDHIHQAYAGDKNLIKFEGDHNSQRPQFYYDSVSIFFYNVLHPPQFPSSCSNKFDKYYNLGAFKAGAGTNESLLYEIMNGLRAAGTDAGSSSAATTNFTNATKSVVELLTERVNQLSVKNDNDLDFLLDENHNQTEMDSNTTECQLEDKANRQNEECCSYTSSNRESWGRCSSLGAASDGSSSGEQPGVSNYKHKSMTLRALATPLRRIRRKTLTIPKEKKNRSLWKRLKKERQEMGENLSQRLRLCLQGQAQHKRTKSS